A genomic segment from Nitrospirota bacterium encodes:
- a CDS encoding 6-phosphofructokinase: MKRIGIITSGGDCGGLNAVIKGAARKAYSLGIESVVIPNGYAGLYNLVEIDEVVVLDAERVSRIEASLAGSEAGHSRVKISKIADPNTYERIKEGLKKFRIDALIISGGDDTGSVVVDLISQGIPCIHVPKTMDLDLQPYSVGGDSAINRIAVFARDLKTTGMSHNRILVVEVFGRYVGHTALRGGIGAEADCILIPEIPVDLDVVYDHMKTTYFARVLRSDVKAGTYIIVVAEGIKSATGEMLYDETAGVDAFGHKKLAGAGRYVRQQLEKRLKNDPAVKEFMKKTGMYAPGVYEIPEVREVTPGHLVRSGPSSAFDVNFGYRAGAAAVILLLEGKAGNTVVNVEGNKIHYMPVAEAIKQRRVDINEIALFESLGTCFGMKPWKFEYELEVKGVVARHL, from the coding sequence ATCAAAAGAATCGGAATCATTACAAGCGGCGGCGACTGTGGCGGCCTCAATGCGGTAATTAAAGGTGCTGCCCGCAAGGCATACTCATTGGGAATAGAATCCGTTGTCATCCCCAATGGATATGCAGGACTTTATAACCTTGTGGAGATCGATGAGGTGGTTGTGCTCGATGCAGAGCGGGTGAGCCGAATTGAGGCATCCCTCGCAGGGTCAGAGGCAGGCCATTCACGGGTTAAAATCAGTAAGATAGCAGACCCGAATACATACGAAAGAATAAAGGAGGGACTCAAAAAATTCAGAATAGACGCCCTGATCATAAGCGGAGGCGATGATACAGGAAGTGTTGTTGTAGACCTTATATCTCAGGGCATCCCCTGCATTCATGTCCCGAAGACTATGGACCTTGACCTTCAGCCCTACAGTGTAGGCGGCGACTCTGCTATTAACAGGATAGCTGTTTTTGCGAGGGATTTAAAAACAACCGGAATGAGCCACAACCGTATCCTTGTTGTCGAGGTGTTTGGTAGATATGTAGGACACACAGCCTTAAGGGGAGGCATTGGCGCTGAGGCTGACTGTATTCTTATACCTGAAATACCTGTGGATCTTGATGTTGTATATGATCACATGAAGACCACATATTTTGCCAGGGTATTAAGGAGCGATGTAAAGGCAGGAACATACATCATTGTTGTTGCCGAAGGCATTAAGTCCGCCACTGGTGAAATGCTTTATGATGAAACTGCCGGGGTTGATGCCTTTGGACATAAAAAGCTTGCGGGTGCAGGAAGATATGTAAGACAGCAGTTGGAGAAGAGATTAAAGAATGACCCTGCGGTAAAAGAATTTATGAAAAAGACAGGGATGTATGCCCCTGGTGTTTATGAGATACCAGAGGTAAGAGAAGTTACACCAGGACATCTTGTGCGTTCAGGGCCATCCTCTGCCTTTGATGTTAACTTCGGCTATAGGGCAGGAGCTGCTGCGGTCATCCTTCTGCTTGAAGGAAAGGCCGGAAACACAGTGGTTAATGTAGAGGGCAATAAGATACACTATATGCCTGTAGCTGAGGCAATAAAGCAGAGAAGGGTGGACATTAACGAGATTGCCCTTTTTGAAAGCCTCGGTACCTGCTTTGGAATGAAGCCCTGGAAGTTCGAGTATGAGCTTGAAGTAAAGGGAGTGGTAGCGAGGCATTTGTGA